One genomic window of Deinococcus aetherius includes the following:
- a CDS encoding helix-hairpin-helix domain-containing protein, with translation MADLNPALVKQFLHVPLAEGEAVREPQSVADDAQGKTVAVGLPVSHRSPPYRRLVARTHAHAFAQHASASAWMRQHHPAAFLAGVLAEAPGMWPASTLGHEARRWGVKLAPMCINRSGISYRAESAQVVRAPLTAVDGLSPDAARGIVQERLTGGKFVGVEDFYDRVDLSRDTLETLVKAGAFDVQGPRPNRLQVFYALQTVAHARKPGTRALLGPQVQAPDLPDLCADETLWLDLETKGVSESGRHPLDAHRTRLRDVGCKPPEALRHGEQAWTAGLIVARQKPPTAGGFAFYVLEDGASRAQAVISPDLWEAHRVLLRDAQALIVCGEATVRGRAVTLRVLRLSELPLSHVRQAAD, from the coding sequence ATGGCTGACCTGAACCCCGCGCTCGTGAAGCAGTTCCTGCACGTCCCGCTGGCTGAGGGGGAAGCGGTGAGAGAGCCGCAGAGCGTCGCCGATGACGCTCAGGGGAAAACGGTGGCGGTAGGGCTTCCGGTCAGTCACCGCTCACCACCCTACCGGCGTTTAGTTGCCAGAACCCACGCCCATGCGTTCGCGCAGCACGCCTCCGCCTCCGCCTGGATGCGCCAGCACCACCCGGCAGCGTTCCTGGCGGGCGTGCTCGCTGAAGCGCCGGGGATGTGGCCCGCGAGCACCCTGGGTCACGAGGCGCGGCGCTGGGGAGTGAAGCTCGCCCCCATGTGCATCAACCGGAGTGGGATCAGCTACCGGGCCGAATCGGCGCAAGTTGTCCGTGCCCCACTGACAGCGGTGGACGGGCTGAGCCCCGACGCGGCGCGGGGGATCGTGCAGGAACGCCTGACCGGGGGGAAGTTCGTGGGCGTTGAGGACTTCTACGACCGGGTCGATCTGAGCCGGGACACGTTGGAGACGCTGGTGAAGGCCGGGGCGTTTGACGTCCAGGGTCCGCGACCGAACCGCCTCCAGGTCTTCTACGCCTTGCAGACCGTCGCCCACGCGCGGAAGCCAGGCACCCGTGCCCTGCTCGGTCCCCAGGTTCAGGCCCCGGACCTGCCCGACCTCTGCGCGGACGAAACCTTGTGGCTGGACCTGGAGACCAAGGGGGTCTCGGAGTCGGGACGGCACCCCCTGGACGCCCACCGCACCCGGCTGCGGGACGTGGGGTGCAAGCCGCCGGAAGCGCTGCGGCACGGGGAGCAGGCCTGGACGGCGGGGCTGATCGTGGCGAGGCAGAAACCGCCTACGGCCGGGGGCTTCGCCTTCTATGTCTTGGAGGACGGCGCCTCGCGAGCCCAGGCCGTCATCTCCCCGGACCTGTGGGAGGCGCACCGGGTCCTGCTGCGCGATGCCCAGGCGCTGATCGTGTGCGGGGAGGCGACGGTGCGGGGCCGGGCGGTGACCCTGCGG